ATTCCAGTAAATAGGAAAAAGAGCCCACAAGTCGACTTGCCGTAACTGGAATAGATACACCTAGTAAACGCCGTAATATGGGGGAGTTTGACTTTACACCTTTTGGATCAGAAAGGATAACCTCCTGTTCAATCGCTAGTTGTGCTGGAATGGGATTTGTTTTCTTATCCCTTTTCGAGATGACATAATATTGCCACAGAATTGCTAACATTCCGCCAATCTCTCCCACAGTTACACCTAGCATTGCCCCTGCAGCAGCTAAAGCAATACCCTTGGGAAGCAGCAGCCAAGAGAACCACAGCATAAAAAATATTCGAATGATGGACTCGAAAACCGAAGAAAGCGCGGAAGGAATCATGTTCTGCCTACCCTGAAAATAACCACGGTAGATTGCAGATACAGCAACAATTCCAATCATTGGGATCATGGCGATAAAAGTATAATAAACTCGGCGGTCTGTTAAGATAACATTGGAGACCCATGAAGCGCTGAGCAGAGCAACAATCGTAAAGAAGACTCCTAATCCGACACTAAGGGCAAGTCCAGTCCGTAAAATTTGCCGCGATTTCTCAGGGCGGTTCTCTCCCTCTGCTTCCGCTACCATCTTAGCAATAGCTAGTGGAAGCCCACCAGTAATGACAGTAGCCAGCACGATAAAAAAAGGATAAGCAAGCTGATATAGACCCACGCCCTCTGCTCCAATGATGCGTGGCAAAGCAATTCGGGGTATAAATCCAAGCATTCGATTAATGATGCCGGCGGCAAGCAAGATTAAAGTTCCTTGTATAAAGCTCTGTTTCCTCAAAGGTCACGCCTTCTTCCCGAAATGAAATGAAACGCTGGCGAACTTGTCTATTCTAATGGATATGCTGTACCCCTATCCCGGCATGCCTTGTTTTAGTAGTTGTAACTTTTTGTGACCGAAGGAGGAAAGCAGAGAACTTGGGTCGAATACCTATGAAAAGCATACGAACACGAGCGATCTTTGGAGGTGTCATCACGTGGAATCGGAACAGTGGAATCATGATCAACATAGTGAAGAAATCGAAGCCATGTGCCGCAGCAAAGCTGAAGAATTCCAGCTCCTAGGCTATGAGTATGTAACCAGCAAGGATATTTGGGATTGTATCAGTCGTAATTATGATAAGGATGGAATGCCCCCCTTGCATAAGCTGGTAAATGATATTTATTCCTTAAAAGCCAATAGTTACATGACTTATTTGACTTTAGCGGCCTATCGGGGGTTAAATTGAACAACTAACACTCCATTTCTTTTTTTTGCGAATAGGCACATAAAGCTGTAAAGTAAGAGAATAATAACCTCACATTTCCTTTTATAAACGGATGTCGTGCTGATATAAGCAGGGGCGGCCGTTTCTTTGTGTGAGCATAGCTATGTAAATACTGTGAATTGACGGTCATTTCACGTGTAGCTATAATAGGAATATTGAGTTAATGAAAGGGGAACTAGCTAGAGCATGAAGAGACTAATGGGCTTTATTATTACCGTGCTCGTTTTGACAGGCGTCATGGTATTTACTACTCCTGGATTGCTGGACAAGGTTAGACTTGGTCTTGACCTGAAAGGCGGATTTGAGATTTTGTACCATGCAGAGCCTATGGAAGCGGGAGCAGCTTTGTCCCGAACTTCTCTGTTGAAAACAGCAGAAAGTTTGGAAAAACGGGCCAATGCGCTCGGAACCAGTGAACCAGAGGTTACAACTGAAGGTACTGATCGTATTCGTTTGAAAATTGCGGGCGTTACTGATGAAGCCGAGGTTCGCAAGAAGATGAAGGAACCTGCAGTTCTGACATTTCGTAGTGCTGCTGAGGGTGATCCACAAGGAACCTACAGCAAGATAGAACTTGTAGGTAGTGATTTTGTTGAGGGAGCTGCAGAGGTTCAACGTAACAATTTGAATCAGCCTGAGATTAGCATCAAAATCAAAGATAAGAAAAAGTTTGCGGAAATTACCGAGCGGTTACTTGGTAAGGAAATGGCTATTTATCTGGATGAGGATTTATTATCCTCTCCTCCCACAGTAAGAGCAATTCTTACCGATGGTAGTGCATCGATCTCTGGAAATTATACCATTACAGAAGCACGTGAAATTGCAGACACTATCAATCTAGGTGCGTTGCCACTGAAACTTACGGAGAAATACTCTCAAAGTGTGGGTGCAACACTTGGTAAACAGTCTCTTGAACAAACGATCAAAGCAGGTCTTCTAGGTTCTTTGATTATCCTGATCTTCATGATCGGTATGTACCGCTTGCCAGGTCTCTTGGCTAGTTTCGCACTGATCTTGCATACATGGCTGTTAATTGTAGTCTTTGTTTTTGCAGACTTTACATTGACGTTGCCTGGTATAGCCGCATTTATTCTGGGTATCGGGATGGCGGTCGATGCCAATATCATAACTAATGAACGGATAAGGGAAGAAATGCGCAGCGGTAAAAGTGTACTTTCCTCCGTTAAAGCTGGTAATAAATCCTCTTTCCGGACAGTAATGGACTCCAATGTCACCACTGTTATTGTGGCAAGTGTTATGTTCGCCTTCGGTACAGGTGCAGTTAAAGGCTTTGCATTAGTGCTGATCGTGGAAATCGTATTGAGTATCGCCACGAATCTTTATTTCTCCCACTGGTTGCTTAGCCAGCTTGTTAAAGCCGGTAAGCTGAACAAACCGAAGAGCTTTGGTGTTAAGGAGAGTGATATCCGTGCGCTTTAAGAAAGAGCTTGATTTCGTACATTTGAGTAAGTTTTTCTATATTTTTTCCGTCGCACTGACAGTTGCAGGATTGATTTTCCTAGCAACCCTTGGATTGAATTACAGCGTTGATTTCAAAGCGGGATCTAATGTTGATATCTCATTGTCTAAAGATTTGAGTCTGGATGAGGTACATTCCGCTATTGAAAAATCTGGGATTCCAAGTGATCCAAGTGTTACATTAGGTAGTGAACGGGTCAACATTCGTTATGATCAAGTGCTCGATGAGCAACAAGATGAAGCTCTGAAAGCTCAGATCTTGAAGTTTGATGATAAGGCATCGTTTGAAATTAACACCGTGGATACTGAAATGTCTAAAGAACTTGCACGCAATGCGATCTATGCAGTTCTCATTTCTTGTCTAGGGATTATCATTTATGTAAGTATTCGTTTTGAATGGCGGTTCGCATTGGCAGCTATTGTTTCACTGATTCATGATGCCTTTATGGTCGTTGCCATCTTCTCCATCTTCCGTTTGGAAGTGGATTTGACGTTTATTATAGCGGTGCTTACGATTATCGGTTATTCCATCAATGATACGATCGTTATCTTTGACCGTATCCGTGAGAATTTACGTTTTGGTAAACAGAAAACCTACGAGGATTTGAAAGAGCTTGTGAACAAGAGTGTGGCTCAGACTCTGATGCGCTCTCTCTACACAGCATTTACCGTATTTATTGCGGCGTTCTTCCTGTTAATTCTTGGAGGCGAGTCCATTAAGATGTTCTCGCTTGCGATGGTTATCGGATTGCTATTCGGAGCGTACTCCTCTATCTTTATTGCAAGTCCGATCTGGCTTCTGCTTAAGAAGCGTGAGAAGATAAAGGTAAAGAGCAGCCCAGCTAAAGGTTAATATCTCAAGAGAATCAACATGGCTGCACTTGAATGAAAAAACATCAACTTTATAATTTTCTTATATGTTAAGAAAGCCGCGTCAAATGCGACGCGGCTTTCGAAATCTTTGGGGTTGTATGTCATGTGTTTTGTATCATCATGAGATTACTTGCTAGTGGTAAGGAGGGCCTCGTATGAATAAAGAACGATCACCGCAAAGCAAGACGGTTGCTTGGACAGGGATCATCAGCGATGTTACTTTGGCAGTAGCTAAGGGGAGTTTTGGCTATATTTCAGGTAGCAAGGCATTAATGGGCGATGCATTATATTCTGGAGCAGATGCTGCAGCTAAACTGGCGGATATACTTCCGTGGCGCTCTGAACAGAGTAGAAAGAGCAAGCAACGGATAGAAGACCGGCGGGGCAATAAGGAGCCGCTTCTAGCTATACTTTTTTCGGTTTTGATTCTTATGGGGGGACTGCAGATCGCTTTCTCTGCAATCCGTGACTTAACGGAGGGCCAGTCATCCACTCACGGAGAACTCGCACTTGTAACTGTCTTACTATCTATTGTATTTAAAGAAGCTGTATTTCAATATCAATATCGGTACTTTAAAAAAATAGGTGATGGCAGTCATGCTGCTTATGCCAATAGTCATCGTTTCAGTTTGTATACTTCTATTACAGTATTAGTTGGGATATCGTTATCAATGGGTGGTACTTATTGGCATCCTCTACTCTATATGGACCCTATTGCTGCACTTTTAACAGGATGCTTAATTCTTCGTAAAGGCTATATGCTCATTTCTAATACTATCAGTGCTAAGAATGCTCAGGAGCTACCTTCTGAGGAGGCAGCTAATTTTATTGAAACCGTACAACGTGTTCATGGAGTTATTCGTGTAGAACAATTGAAGGCGCTTGAGCAAGGGAATTATGTGAATCTGGAAGTGAAGATCAGTGTAAATCCGCGGATTACAGTGATGGAAGCACAGGATATTTCGGAATGCGCAAGAAAGCTGCTACAGCACCGGTTTGTTCATGTTGGCGAGGTGCATATGGACGTAGTTCCTTATGATCCCGGTTATCCATACAAAAGTAATTATGAATTGGTGGATAATGATATTCCAACGTTGCTTCAGTAGTTTGCATGGTGAAAGAAAGGTGAGCTCTATTGCTTTATTCAAAAACAAGATGGCAATCTCCGGCAGCCGATCCCGACATCGTAAGGGATATGGCCCGGAGCCTTTCTATTTCTCCGCTCTTATCCTCACTATTAGTGACAAGAGGAATGAATACGCCACATGAGGCTCTATCGTTCATGGATGGCGGTGTGGAAGCTCCGCATGATCCGTTCCTTCTAAAAGGAATGGCTGAAGCGGTTCCCAGAATTAGAAAGGCTTTAAAAGAAGAAGAACATATTCTTATTTACGGCGATTACGACGCCGATGGTGTATCCAGTACAGCGTTAATGATTCATTTGCTGCGTTACTTGGGCGCTTCCTTTGATATTTATATCCCGCACCGTTCTAACGAGGGCTACGGGCTGCATAATCATGCTTTGGATTGGGCTCTACAGCAGGGTGTATCCTTGATCATTACTGTGGATACTGGCATTAGCGCCTATCATCAGATTGCTTATGCTAATGAACTAGGGATCGATGTGATCGTTACAGATCACCATGAGCCACCGGAGCTTCTGCCAGAGGCTTACGCGCTGATTAATCCTAAGTTACCCGACTGCCCCTACCCATTCAAAGGATTGGCGGGCGTAGGTGTAGCTTATAAGCTTGCCCAGGCCATGTTAGGGGAGGAAACTCCGGAAGAATGGGCAGAAATAGCTGCTATCGGTACTGTAGCGGATTTAATGCCGCTGCTGGGAGAGAATCGCGAGATTGTCCGAAACGGTTTGACCAGTATGCGGAATTCTCGATTCTCTGGTATTCGTGCTTTACTTGGGGTCAGTGGTGTGACCATGAGTACTGTGAGTGCGGTAAATATCGCTTTTGGAATGGCGCCTCGTATCAATGCCAGTGGTCGTCTGGATCATGCTGGCCGGGCTGTGGCCTTGCTTACAACCGAGCATGCTGATGAGGCAGAACAACTGGCTGGGGAACTTGATCTGCTTAATAAAGAACGCCAATTGGTCGTAGAAAGAATTGTATTGGAGGCCACTGCAAAACTGGAGCAGATGACGCGTGGCGGTGAGATACCGGACATTATAGTCCTTGCTGAACAAGGCTGGAATGTGGGTGTGGTAGGTATTGTGGCATCAAAGCTGCTGGAGCGTTACTATCGACCTGTGATCATTCTGGATATTCATCCAGAAACCGGTATGTGCAAAGGCTCTGCCCGCTCCATTCCTGGACTTGATATATATGCGGCGCTATCCTCTTGTTCTAACTTAATGGATCATTTCGGTGGTCATCCGGCTGCTGCGGGAATGAGTCTGCATCGGGACGGCCTAGAAGCCTTCGCTGCGGCATTAAATGAATACGCAGCTGCTGTGTTGACACCGGAGCATTTCGTTCCTGTTACTACTGCAGATGCAGAGGCATCGATTGCCGATTTGTCCCTTCAGACAGCGCTTGAATTGGAAAGGCTTGCACCTTTCGGGATGGCAAATCCATTGCCAAAGTTTATCATTCGTGGGGCTACAGTAAAAGAGACACGAACAATGGGGCAAGAAGGAAAACACTTGAAGATCGTATTGCAGCAAGGGAAAAACACGATAGAAGCCTTAGCTTTTGGTAAAGGGGACTTGGCTAAGCTGCTCCCTGTGGGCACCACGATCAATGTGCTAGCTGAACTGTCGATCAATGAGTGGAATGGCTCACGGAAGCCACAGCTGATGCTACAGGATTTATCTGTACCAGATGCTCAGTTGTTTGATCTTCGTGGCGCTGCTGACGCTGTACGGCAAGCTGCGCATATTAGAGAGCTGCTGCTTCCTTATAGCGGTGCTGGACCGTATCGTGCAGCTGCAGTGTTTCAGAGCGGACGTATGTCTCCACAGACTGAATTGATAGGAATGTCCTTCTGGGCATATGATAAAGAAGCTGGCATTAGCGCCGTTAATAAGGATGATTCGATTCAGGAATCAGGGCATGTCTCACTATTATGTTTACTGGATATGCCGGAGACTCCTGAACAGCTTGACGCGTTACTAAAGGCTTTTCCTAATGCTGATAATATTGCGCTATTGCACTCTATAAAGGATGGCCGAGAACGACTTATTATTCCGACACGGGATCATTTTAAACTACTTTATAAACTGCTGGCTTCGATCACTTCTGTTGCAACGCCTGAGAATGAAGTGCTGCTGCGGCTAAGCCGACAATCCTCGTTAAGTATTCGCATGCTTAGTAAAATGCTAGATGTGTTTGAGGAGCTTGATTTTATCGAAAGAAGTCAGGGAAGTGTGACCTTTATTACGCAGCCCGTAGCTAAGAGCCTTACAGCATCGCATCATTTTGTCAGACTGGGGCAGATGGCGGAAATGGAGCAGTATTTCATGGAGGGTAGCCTGTCTGCGTTACAGGACTGGATGCTATCGCGCCGTCTAGGCGTATCGTAATTATTTAGGTATGTGGTGGCTTACGAAGCAAGTTTTGCCGATGACTTATCAGTGAAGTGTACGCTTACAAAACTTTTAGGAGATGAAAAATTTGGATTTTAAAGATAGTATTCGCGTGATTCCTGATTTCCCGAAAGAAGGTATCAGTTTTAAAGATATCACTACTTTGCTTAAAGACGGTGATGCTTATCGCCAAGCGATTGATGCGCTCAAAGCTCTCGTATCGCACTTAGAAATTGACGTAATCGCAGGACCAGAAGCACGTGGGTTTGTAGTTGGAGCACCTCTTGCTTATGCGATGGGCGTAGGATTTGTGCCTATTCGTAAGAGCGGGAAATTGCCATATGAGACTATCGAGGTTGGATATGATCTTGAATATGGTAAAGACACACTTGCTGTTCACACAGATGCTATTAAGCCTGGACAAAAGGTATTGATCGCTGATGATCTATTAGCTACTGGTGGAACGATTGCCACTTCGGTTAGTCTTGTGGAGCAGCTTGGCGGTGAAGTGGTAGGCGCAGCTTTTTTAATTGAATTGGTTGAGCTTGCTGGACGTAATAAGCTTTCAGGAATTGAAGTTGTTACGCTGGTTAACTACGAAGATTAATACGATAAGCCTGTCTTTTCCCGGGAAATAAATGGGGATTTATGTATCGAATGATGTTGAAAAGTGCAAACAACAGCAATTCTCTGTCACGACTAGCGGAGAGTTGCTGTTTTGCATTTCTGATCTTAAAGTTGCTTAGCGGATGCAACGTATAATAAAAAAAGCTGCCCAAGTCCATAAATCATAAATGGACATTGGAGCAGCTTTTTGAACTATTTTTATAACAAATTAATGAGCAGCTTTATCGCTTTCTCCACCTTCATTAGACAGCCCAAGCACTTCAATAAGTTTGAAGAAAAGGGCAAGAACGATACCAACAATTGTAGCTAGCGCCATACCACTTAGCTTAATTGGGCCCATAGTAAGGGTTGCACCACTAATTCCGACAACGAGCACCAAGGTAGCCATAATCATGTTAGTAGCCTTGGAAAAATCAACTTTTTGCTCAACAAAGATACGTAGACCGGATGCAGCAATTACACCGAACAACAGCAGGGATACACCACCCATTACAGGTGTTGGGATATTAGCGATAACAGAGGAGAAAGTACCTGAGAACGAGAGTACAATGGCGATCACCGCTGCACCACCAATCACATATACCGAATAAACTTTAGTTAAAGCCATAACCCCGATGTTCTCACCGTAGGTTGTATTTGGAGTAGAACCGATAAAACCGGACAGAATGGTAGATATCCCGTTACCCATCAGTGAGCGATCAAGTCCAGGATCTTTAGCCAGATCTTTGCCGACAATATTGCTAGTTACAAGTAAGTGTCCAATATGTTCAACGATAACAACGAGTGATACTGGAATGATGGTCAGAATGACACTCCAATCGAATGATGGAGTAACAATAGTAGGGTGTGCTAAAAAATTTGCATTAGATATTGCGGCGGTATCCACCATTTTCATAATATAAGCTAAGCCATAGCCAGTTACGATACCGATGAGGATGTGAATGATTTTTGGAAAACCGCGGAAGAGTACAGCTCCAATTACGGTTACACCTAATGTCACCATAGAAAGCGTGATCGCTTTGCCGTCTGGAATCCAGTCTGCAACTGCGACGCCTTCAGGGGCAATGAGTCCTGCCATTCGCGCGGCAACAGGCACAAGTTCAAGTCCGATCGTTGCTACGATTGCACCCATTACTGCTGGAGGGAAGACAACATCAATCCATTTTGTTCCTGCATAACGGATAATCAAAGCAACGAGTACAAAGATAATACCAGTGATAATAAAAGCGCCCAAAGCAAGGGAGTACCCTTTCATATGATCATCTTTATGATCTGCAAGCACTGACAATACTGGTGCGATAAATGCAAAGCTGGAGCCAAGGTAGGCAGGGATCTTACCACGGCAAATCCAGATGTATAACAGTGTGCCGATACCATTCATCAGCAAAATCATGCCAGGGTCAACCCCGAACAAGTTAGGCACTAGCACCGTACTGCCAAACATGGCGAACAAATGCTGTAGGCTTAATAGAAAACCGGGGCCCCATGGAAGTTTTTGATTAACTTGAATTTCGCGTTGCAATGGAGTTCACTCCTCTTTCTTATTGGATATGATGTTGTCCAGCGAAAATCCGCCTTTACTAGATTAAATAGAACTGGACATTTTTACAACAACATTTTCATAAGTGTTATTAATTTGTCCGAATTTCATAACTTTTACTTCTGGAATACCATGAGATGGCAAGTGTTGACGTAATCCTTCGTAAGCGTCATAATTATAGACAACTTTGAACAAGAGCGTAAGTTGCTTGCGAAATGATTGGAACCTGCAGATTCTAGAACTATTGCGGGTTCATTTTATTATAGAAAGGAAACGGATACGACGAGAATGGGCATAGAGCGATTAATGGATAAGGCTGGCGCCTATATAAAAGATAAAGATCTTCTCCGCATCCGGGAAGCTTATGAATTTGCCGATCAGGCTCATCACGGGCAGATCCGCAAGTCGGGGGAGCCATACATTCTGCATCCGCTGGCGGTGGCAGATATTGTCGTCAATATGCAAATGGATGTTATATCTATTATTGCGGCGCTTTTGCATGATGTTGTGGAAGATACGACGGTCTCATTGGAACAAATCCGCGCGAAATTTGGCGATACCTGCGCGATGCTTGTCGACGGCTTAACGAAGCTGGAGCGCATCCGTTTTCGCTCAAAGGAAGAGCAGCAGAACGAGAATTATCGTAAGATGTTTATTGCGATGGCTCAGGATATCCGGGTCATTGTGATTAAGCTAGCGGACCGTCTGCATAATATGCGTACGTTAAAGTACCAATCTGAAGAGAGCCAGCGTCGTATTTCTTACGAAACGTTGGAGATTTTCTGTCCTGTGGCTGATCGGCTGGGGATTTCTGCGATTAAGTGGGAGATGGAGGATATTGCGCTTCGTTACTTGAATCCGCAGCAGTATTACCGCATTGCTAATCTGGTGCATAAGAAGCGAGCAGAACGAGAGCAATTTATCGATAGCGTAATTGGCCGTATTCGAGCCAAGCTGGATGAAATGGGCATTGAAGGTGACCTTTCAGGTCGTCCGAAGCATATCTACAGTGTCTATAACAAAATGAGTACGAAAAACAAACAGTTTAATGAGATCTATGACCTGCTGGCCATCCGTATCATTGTGGATAATATCAAGGATTGTTATGCAACTCTCGGAATTATTCATACCCTATGGAAGCCAATGCCGGGTCGTTTCAAAGATTATATAGCTATGCCCAAAGCCAATATGTATCAATCTTTGCATACTACAGTGGTAGGTCCTGGTGGAGAGCCAACCGAAGTGCAAATTCGCACTTGGGAAATGCATCGTACGGCTGAATTCGGGATAGCAGCACATTGGGCATACAAAGAAGGAACCAGCAATAATGTTAATCCGGAGAATCGGATGCCTTTTTTCCGCGAAATATTGGAGCTGCAGCATGAGGCCAAGGATGCTGAAGAATTCGTAAAATCACTCAAAATGGATTTTTTCTCGGATCTCGTATTCGTGTTTACGCCTAAAGGCGAGGTTATTGAGCTTCCTGCGGGCTCTGTACCGCTCGATTTTGCCTTCCGTATTCATACAGAAGTGGGTAATCGCACGATTGGTTCTAAGGTGAACGGGCGAATTGTGCCGCTGGATCATAAGCTGAAGACGGGCGATATTGTAGAAATTCTGACGTCGAAGCATTCTTACGGACCAAGCCGAGACTGGCTCAAGATTGCCCAATCCTCCCATGCGCGAAGCAAAATTAAGCAATGGTTCAAAAAAGAAAAACGCGAGGAAAATGTCGAAAAAGGTCGCGAAGCGATTGAACGTGAGCTGAAGCGTCTGAATGTCGAGGTTTCCGAGTGGATTTCCGATGAAAAATTATTAGAAGCCGCGAAGAAATTCGCTTTTAACGATGTTGAGGATATGTT
This window of the Paenibacillus sp. FSL R10-2734 genome carries:
- the spoVB gene encoding stage V sporulation protein B, with the protein product MRKQSFIQGTLILLAAGIINRMLGFIPRIALPRIIGAEGVGLYQLAYPFFIVLATVITGGLPLAIAKMVAEAEGENRPEKSRQILRTGLALSVGLGVFFTIVALLSASWVSNVILTDRRVYYTFIAMIPMIGIVAVSAIYRGYFQGRQNMIPSALSSVFESIIRIFFMLWFSWLLLPKGIALAAAGAMLGVTVGEIGGMLAILWQYYVISKRDKKTNPIPAQLAIEQEVILSDPKGVKSNSPILRRLLGVSIPVTASRLVGSFSYLLESIITVRSLALAGIATAAATSQYGALQGMVIPLLLLPGALTSSLAVSLVPSLSEAAARKDLPTIHKRMHQALRLALVTGAPFAVLMYVLAVPLCSLLYGNADIAPMLKLMAPFALFLYVQAPLQAALQAMDRPGRALINTLIGAVVKIILIVILASQPEYGIYGAIIAIMVNSVLVTLLHGYSVVSLISLSLRITETIKTLCAMIIMGAGVHYVYTSIPIADAQWIQFLFASAIGMALYLGISLLAGLISLRDLDRVPFIKRWL
- a CDS encoding bifunctional (p)ppGpp synthetase/guanosine-3',5'-bis(diphosphate) 3'-pyrophosphohydrolase — protein: MGIERLMDKAGAYIKDKDLLRIREAYEFADQAHHGQIRKSGEPYILHPLAVADIVVNMQMDVISIIAALLHDVVEDTTVSLEQIRAKFGDTCAMLVDGLTKLERIRFRSKEEQQNENYRKMFIAMAQDIRVIVIKLADRLHNMRTLKYQSEESQRRISYETLEIFCPVADRLGISAIKWEMEDIALRYLNPQQYYRIANLVHKKRAEREQFIDSVIGRIRAKLDEMGIEGDLSGRPKHIYSVYNKMSTKNKQFNEIYDLLAIRIIVDNIKDCYATLGIIHTLWKPMPGRFKDYIAMPKANMYQSLHTTVVGPGGEPTEVQIRTWEMHRTAEFGIAAHWAYKEGTSNNVNPENRMPFFREILELQHEAKDAEEFVKSLKMDFFSDLVFVFTPKGEVIELPAGSVPLDFAFRIHTEVGNRTIGSKVNGRIVPLDHKLKTGDIVEILTSKHSYGPSRDWLKIAQSSHARSKIKQWFKKEKREENVEKGREAIERELKRLNVEVSEWISDEKLLEAAKKFAFNDVEDMLSAVGFGGITASQIASRLTEKLRKEQEDAANHLELTSEMKEIKSSGEKRNQPTNGVCVKGIDNLLVRFARCCNPVPGDDIVGYVTRGRGVSVHRQDCPNIPGEGNGEEAARVIEVEWEGTMEANYSVDIEITGHDRNGLLNEVLQAVSESKTNISAVTGRSDKNKMAMIHMTILIRNTEHLQSVVDKVKRVKDVYTVNRIMQ
- the recJ gene encoding single-stranded-DNA-specific exonuclease RecJ, which encodes MLYSKTRWQSPAADPDIVRDMARSLSISPLLSSLLVTRGMNTPHEALSFMDGGVEAPHDPFLLKGMAEAVPRIRKALKEEEHILIYGDYDADGVSSTALMIHLLRYLGASFDIYIPHRSNEGYGLHNHALDWALQQGVSLIITVDTGISAYHQIAYANELGIDVIVTDHHEPPELLPEAYALINPKLPDCPYPFKGLAGVGVAYKLAQAMLGEETPEEWAEIAAIGTVADLMPLLGENREIVRNGLTSMRNSRFSGIRALLGVSGVTMSTVSAVNIAFGMAPRINASGRLDHAGRAVALLTTEHADEAEQLAGELDLLNKERQLVVERIVLEATAKLEQMTRGGEIPDIIVLAEQGWNVGVVGIVASKLLERYYRPVIILDIHPETGMCKGSARSIPGLDIYAALSSCSNLMDHFGGHPAAAGMSLHRDGLEAFAAALNEYAAAVLTPEHFVPVTTADAEASIADLSLQTALELERLAPFGMANPLPKFIIRGATVKETRTMGQEGKHLKIVLQQGKNTIEALAFGKGDLAKLLPVGTTINVLAELSINEWNGSRKPQLMLQDLSVPDAQLFDLRGAADAVRQAAHIRELLLPYSGAGPYRAAAVFQSGRMSPQTELIGMSFWAYDKEAGISAVNKDDSIQESGHVSLLCLLDMPETPEQLDALLKAFPNADNIALLHSIKDGRERLIIPTRDHFKLLYKLLASITSVATPENEVLLRLSRQSSLSIRMLSKMLDVFEELDFIERSQGSVTFITQPVAKSLTASHHFVRLGQMAEMEQYFMEGSLSALQDWMLSRRLGVS
- the uraA gene encoding uracil permease is translated as MQREIQVNQKLPWGPGFLLSLQHLFAMFGSTVLVPNLFGVDPGMILLMNGIGTLLYIWICRGKIPAYLGSSFAFIAPVLSVLADHKDDHMKGYSLALGAFIITGIIFVLVALIIRYAGTKWIDVVFPPAVMGAIVATIGLELVPVAARMAGLIAPEGVAVADWIPDGKAITLSMVTLGVTVIGAVLFRGFPKIIHILIGIVTGYGLAYIMKMVDTAAISNANFLAHPTIVTPSFDWSVILTIIPVSLVVIVEHIGHLLVTSNIVGKDLAKDPGLDRSLMGNGISTILSGFIGSTPNTTYGENIGVMALTKVYSVYVIGGAAVIAIVLSFSGTFSSVIANIPTPVMGGVSLLLFGVIAASGLRIFVEQKVDFSKATNMIMATLVLVVGISGATLTMGPIKLSGMALATIVGIVLALFFKLIEVLGLSNEGGESDKAAH
- the secF gene encoding protein translocase subunit SecF, whose amino-acid sequence is MRFKKELDFVHLSKFFYIFSVALTVAGLIFLATLGLNYSVDFKAGSNVDISLSKDLSLDEVHSAIEKSGIPSDPSVTLGSERVNIRYDQVLDEQQDEALKAQILKFDDKASFEINTVDTEMSKELARNAIYAVLISCLGIIIYVSIRFEWRFALAAIVSLIHDAFMVVAIFSIFRLEVDLTFIIAVLTIIGYSINDTIVIFDRIRENLRFGKQKTYEDLKELVNKSVAQTLMRSLYTAFTVFIAAFFLLILGGESIKMFSLAMVIGLLFGAYSSIFIASPIWLLLKKREKIKVKSSPAKG
- a CDS encoding post-transcriptional regulator; the protein is MESEQWNHDQHSEEIEAMCRSKAEEFQLLGYEYVTSKDIWDCISRNYDKDGMPPLHKLVNDIYSLKANSYMTYLTLAAYRGLN
- a CDS encoding adenine phosphoribosyltransferase, with the protein product MDFKDSIRVIPDFPKEGISFKDITTLLKDGDAYRQAIDALKALVSHLEIDVIAGPEARGFVVGAPLAYAMGVGFVPIRKSGKLPYETIEVGYDLEYGKDTLAVHTDAIKPGQKVLIADDLLATGGTIATSVSLVEQLGGEVVGAAFLIELVELAGRNKLSGIEVVTLVNYED
- the secD gene encoding protein translocase subunit SecD — encoded protein: MKRLMGFIITVLVLTGVMVFTTPGLLDKVRLGLDLKGGFEILYHAEPMEAGAALSRTSLLKTAESLEKRANALGTSEPEVTTEGTDRIRLKIAGVTDEAEVRKKMKEPAVLTFRSAAEGDPQGTYSKIELVGSDFVEGAAEVQRNNLNQPEISIKIKDKKKFAEITERLLGKEMAIYLDEDLLSSPPTVRAILTDGSASISGNYTITEAREIADTINLGALPLKLTEKYSQSVGATLGKQSLEQTIKAGLLGSLIILIFMIGMYRLPGLLASFALILHTWLLIVVFVFADFTLTLPGIAAFILGIGMAVDANIITNERIREEMRSGKSVLSSVKAGNKSSFRTVMDSNVTTVIVASVMFAFGTGAVKGFALVLIVEIVLSIATNLYFSHWLLSQLVKAGKLNKPKSFGVKESDIRAL
- a CDS encoding cation diffusion facilitator family transporter; this translates as MNKERSPQSKTVAWTGIISDVTLAVAKGSFGYISGSKALMGDALYSGADAAAKLADILPWRSEQSRKSKQRIEDRRGNKEPLLAILFSVLILMGGLQIAFSAIRDLTEGQSSTHGELALVTVLLSIVFKEAVFQYQYRYFKKIGDGSHAAYANSHRFSLYTSITVLVGISLSMGGTYWHPLLYMDPIAALLTGCLILRKGYMLISNTISAKNAQELPSEEAANFIETVQRVHGVIRVEQLKALEQGNYVNLEVKISVNPRITVMEAQDISECARKLLQHRFVHVGEVHMDVVPYDPGYPYKSNYELVDNDIPTLLQ